In a genomic window of Oreochromis aureus strain Israel breed Guangdong linkage group 13, ZZ_aureus, whole genome shotgun sequence:
- the LOC120443276 gene encoding SPARC-like protein 1 isoform X2, with translation MQRKDIKSNKRKHKAGCKNTHPQRRRQNKATKENANEGITTEGRSDRGPAPLGGSTMKLNIICSLFLLLGVQTVKGGRAQRKQRQAEESLRPYIGRVKPEKLCELLKCHTPVGSWCQVVQENGILIPKCVCPQSCPRQRAPVCSVVGKTYENECWLHKDACRKRRRTGLAHTGPCLVPKGKCTEEELGQFPYRLLDWFLLLSRMGESYAPAAPPQSCLSHTQRTQLAQKRFTLLDRNKDGKLSRRDLKKLHYKRMPLEHCATPFFQSCDRNRNRKVTLNEWTACLVDRSEAWFYQLM, from the exons ATGCAAAGAAAAGAtattaaatcaaataaaagaaaacataaagccGGCTGCAAAAATACTCACCCTCAGAGGAGGAGACAGAACAAGGCAACGAAGGAGAACGCTAACGAGGGAATAACAACAGAAGGAAGGAGTGACAGAGGCCCTG CCCCACTGGGTGGCTCAACCATGAAGCTGAACATCATTTGTAGCTTGTTTCTGCTCCTGGGTGTTCAAACAGTAAAG ggagGCAGAGCCCAGCGCAAACAGAGACAAGCTGAAGAGAGCCTGAGACCTTACATTGGCAGAGTTAAACCAG AAAAGCTTTGTGAGCTGCTGAAATGCCATACTCCAGTGGGGTCTTGGTGCCAGGTAGTTCAAGAAAACGGAATTCTCATCCCCAAGTGTGTTTGTCCTCAGTCCTGTCCTCG GCAGAGGGCACCAGTGTGCAGTGTTGTGGGAAAGACCTATGAGAATGAGTGTTGGCTTCATAAAGATGCCTGCAGAAAGAGGCGCCGCACCGGACTCGCTCACACAGGACCCTGTCTGG TCCCCAAGGGTAAATGCACCGAGGAGGAGTTAGGCCAGTTTCCATATCGTCTCCTGGACTGGTTTCTGCTCTTGAGTCGTATGGGGGAATCCTACGCACCTGCTGCCCCGCCCCAGAGCTGCCTGAGCCACACCCAGAGGACACAGCTGGCACAA AAAAGATTTACCCTGTTGGACAGAAATAAAGATGGCAAGTTGAGCCGCAGGGACCTGAAGAAGCTGCATTATAAGAGGATGCCTTTGGAGCACTGTGCTACACCATTTTTTCA GTCATGTGATCgtaacaggaacaggaaggtGACCCTCAATGAGTGGACAGCATGTTTGGTGGATCGTTCTGAGGCCTGGTTCTATCAATTAATGT GA
- the LOC120443276 gene encoding SPARC isoform X1 — translation MQRKDIKSNKRKHKAGCKNTHPQRRRQNKATKENANEGITTEGRSDRGPAPLGGSTMKLNIICSLFLLLGVQTVKGGRAQRKQRQAEESLRPYIGRVKPEKLCELLKCHTPVGSWCQVVQENGILIPKCVCPQSCPRQRAPVCSVVGKTYENECWLHKDACRKRRRTGLAHTGPCLVPKGKCTEEELGQFPYRLLDWFLLLSRMGESYAPAAPPQSCLSHTQRTQLAQKRFTLLDRNKDGKLSRRDLKKLHYKRMPLEHCATPFFQSCDRNRNRKVTLNEWTACLVDRSEAWFYQLMSMRMGSLKLCPTIKRNYL, via the exons ATGCAAAGAAAAGAtattaaatcaaataaaagaaaacataaagccGGCTGCAAAAATACTCACCCTCAGAGGAGGAGACAGAACAAGGCAACGAAGGAGAACGCTAACGAGGGAATAACAACAGAAGGAAGGAGTGACAGAGGCCCTG CCCCACTGGGTGGCTCAACCATGAAGCTGAACATCATTTGTAGCTTGTTTCTGCTCCTGGGTGTTCAAACAGTAAAG ggagGCAGAGCCCAGCGCAAACAGAGACAAGCTGAAGAGAGCCTGAGACCTTACATTGGCAGAGTTAAACCAG AAAAGCTTTGTGAGCTGCTGAAATGCCATACTCCAGTGGGGTCTTGGTGCCAGGTAGTTCAAGAAAACGGAATTCTCATCCCCAAGTGTGTTTGTCCTCAGTCCTGTCCTCG GCAGAGGGCACCAGTGTGCAGTGTTGTGGGAAAGACCTATGAGAATGAGTGTTGGCTTCATAAAGATGCCTGCAGAAAGAGGCGCCGCACCGGACTCGCTCACACAGGACCCTGTCTGG TCCCCAAGGGTAAATGCACCGAGGAGGAGTTAGGCCAGTTTCCATATCGTCTCCTGGACTGGTTTCTGCTCTTGAGTCGTATGGGGGAATCCTACGCACCTGCTGCCCCGCCCCAGAGCTGCCTGAGCCACACCCAGAGGACACAGCTGGCACAA AAAAGATTTACCCTGTTGGACAGAAATAAAGATGGCAAGTTGAGCCGCAGGGACCTGAAGAAGCTGCATTATAAGAGGATGCCTTTGGAGCACTGTGCTACACCATTTTTTCA GTCATGTGATCgtaacaggaacaggaaggtGACCCTCAATGAGTGGACAGCATGTTTGGTGGATCGTTCTGAGGCCTGGTTCTATCAATTAATGT CGATGAGAATGGGTTCTCTGAAGTTGTGTCCTACAATCAAAAGGAACTACCTCTGA
- the LOC120443276 gene encoding SPARC-like protein 1 isoform X3 — MAGTLICCTAHFSIWILSESFLLQPPQWLSAPLGGSTMKLNIICSLFLLLGVQTVKGGRAQRKQRQAEESLRPYIGRVKPEKLCELLKCHTPVGSWCQVVQENGILIPKCVCPQSCPRQRAPVCSVVGKTYENECWLHKDACRKRRRTGLAHTGPCLVPKGKCTEEELGQFPYRLLDWFLLLSRMGESYAPAAPPQSCLSHTQRTQLAQKRFTLLDRNKDGKLSRRDLKKLHYKRMPLEHCATPFFQSCDRNRNRKVTLNEWTACLVDRSEAWFYQLMSMRMGSLKLCPTIKRNYL, encoded by the exons CCCCACTGGGTGGCTCAACCATGAAGCTGAACATCATTTGTAGCTTGTTTCTGCTCCTGGGTGTTCAAACAGTAAAG ggagGCAGAGCCCAGCGCAAACAGAGACAAGCTGAAGAGAGCCTGAGACCTTACATTGGCAGAGTTAAACCAG AAAAGCTTTGTGAGCTGCTGAAATGCCATACTCCAGTGGGGTCTTGGTGCCAGGTAGTTCAAGAAAACGGAATTCTCATCCCCAAGTGTGTTTGTCCTCAGTCCTGTCCTCG GCAGAGGGCACCAGTGTGCAGTGTTGTGGGAAAGACCTATGAGAATGAGTGTTGGCTTCATAAAGATGCCTGCAGAAAGAGGCGCCGCACCGGACTCGCTCACACAGGACCCTGTCTGG TCCCCAAGGGTAAATGCACCGAGGAGGAGTTAGGCCAGTTTCCATATCGTCTCCTGGACTGGTTTCTGCTCTTGAGTCGTATGGGGGAATCCTACGCACCTGCTGCCCCGCCCCAGAGCTGCCTGAGCCACACCCAGAGGACACAGCTGGCACAA AAAAGATTTACCCTGTTGGACAGAAATAAAGATGGCAAGTTGAGCCGCAGGGACCTGAAGAAGCTGCATTATAAGAGGATGCCTTTGGAGCACTGTGCTACACCATTTTTTCA GTCATGTGATCgtaacaggaacaggaaggtGACCCTCAATGAGTGGACAGCATGTTTGGTGGATCGTTCTGAGGCCTGGTTCTATCAATTAATGT CGATGAGAATGGGTTCTCTGAAGTTGTGTCCTACAATCAAAAGGAACTACCTCTGA
- the LOC120443276 gene encoding SPARC-like protein 1 isoform X4, with translation MKLNIICSLFLLLGVQTVKGGRAQRKQRQAEESLRPYIGRVKPEKLCELLKCHTPVGSWCQVVQENGILIPKCVCPQSCPRQRAPVCSVVGKTYENECWLHKDACRKRRRTGLAHTGPCLVPKGKCTEEELGQFPYRLLDWFLLLSRMGESYAPAAPPQSCLSHTQRTQLAQKRFTLLDRNKDGKLSRRDLKKLHYKRMPLEHCATPFFQSCDRNRNRKVTLNEWTACLVDRSEAWFYQLMSMRMGSLKLCPTIKRNYL, from the exons ATGAAGCTGAACATCATTTGTAGCTTGTTTCTGCTCCTGGGTGTTCAAACAGTAAAG ggagGCAGAGCCCAGCGCAAACAGAGACAAGCTGAAGAGAGCCTGAGACCTTACATTGGCAGAGTTAAACCAG AAAAGCTTTGTGAGCTGCTGAAATGCCATACTCCAGTGGGGTCTTGGTGCCAGGTAGTTCAAGAAAACGGAATTCTCATCCCCAAGTGTGTTTGTCCTCAGTCCTGTCCTCG GCAGAGGGCACCAGTGTGCAGTGTTGTGGGAAAGACCTATGAGAATGAGTGTTGGCTTCATAAAGATGCCTGCAGAAAGAGGCGCCGCACCGGACTCGCTCACACAGGACCCTGTCTGG TCCCCAAGGGTAAATGCACCGAGGAGGAGTTAGGCCAGTTTCCATATCGTCTCCTGGACTGGTTTCTGCTCTTGAGTCGTATGGGGGAATCCTACGCACCTGCTGCCCCGCCCCAGAGCTGCCTGAGCCACACCCAGAGGACACAGCTGGCACAA AAAAGATTTACCCTGTTGGACAGAAATAAAGATGGCAAGTTGAGCCGCAGGGACCTGAAGAAGCTGCATTATAAGAGGATGCCTTTGGAGCACTGTGCTACACCATTTTTTCA GTCATGTGATCgtaacaggaacaggaaggtGACCCTCAATGAGTGGACAGCATGTTTGGTGGATCGTTCTGAGGCCTGGTTCTATCAATTAATGT CGATGAGAATGGGTTCTCTGAAGTTGTGTCCTACAATCAAAAGGAACTACCTCTGA
- the LOC120443276 gene encoding agrin isoform X5, producing MQRKDIKSNKRKHKAGCKNTHPQRRRQNKATKENANEGITTEGRSDRGPAPLGGSTMKLNIICSLFLLLGVQTVKGGRAQRKQRQAEESLRPYIGRVKPEKLCELLKCHTPVGSWCQVVQENGILIPKCVCPQSCPRQRAPVCSVVGKTYENECWLHKDACRKRRRTGLAHTGPCLVPKGKCTEEELGQFPYRLLDWFLLLSRMGESYAPAAPPQSCLSHTQRTQLAQIQTALHGSGD from the exons ATGCAAAGAAAAGAtattaaatcaaataaaagaaaacataaagccGGCTGCAAAAATACTCACCCTCAGAGGAGGAGACAGAACAAGGCAACGAAGGAGAACGCTAACGAGGGAATAACAACAGAAGGAAGGAGTGACAGAGGCCCTG CCCCACTGGGTGGCTCAACCATGAAGCTGAACATCATTTGTAGCTTGTTTCTGCTCCTGGGTGTTCAAACAGTAAAG ggagGCAGAGCCCAGCGCAAACAGAGACAAGCTGAAGAGAGCCTGAGACCTTACATTGGCAGAGTTAAACCAG AAAAGCTTTGTGAGCTGCTGAAATGCCATACTCCAGTGGGGTCTTGGTGCCAGGTAGTTCAAGAAAACGGAATTCTCATCCCCAAGTGTGTTTGTCCTCAGTCCTGTCCTCG GCAGAGGGCACCAGTGTGCAGTGTTGTGGGAAAGACCTATGAGAATGAGTGTTGGCTTCATAAAGATGCCTGCAGAAAGAGGCGCCGCACCGGACTCGCTCACACAGGACCCTGTCTGG TCCCCAAGGGTAAATGCACCGAGGAGGAGTTAGGCCAGTTTCCATATCGTCTCCTGGACTGGTTTCTGCTCTTGAGTCGTATGGGGGAATCCTACGCACCTGCTGCCCCGCCCCAGAGCTGCCTGAGCCACACCCAGAGGACACAGCTGGCACAA ATACAAACTGCCCTCCATGGGTCTGGTGACTGA